From Ammospiza caudacuta isolate bAmmCau1 chromosome 31, bAmmCau1.pri, whole genome shotgun sequence, one genomic window encodes:
- the LOC131569695 gene encoding LOW QUALITY PROTEIN: zinc finger protein 418-like (The sequence of the model RefSeq protein was modified relative to this genomic sequence to represent the inferred CDS: inserted 1 base in 1 codon; deleted 1 base in 1 codon) has translation MESREDKSPRQNLLAEAILSGSTGQESNGEEKFWRSHTRRGCKRGSRGSEEERPTLFQGGGQSLEPGVPEQLQDGEKPHKCSECGKSFSKRCHLTYHYRIHTGERPYECGQCGKSFSHNSSLSCHQHVHPGERPYGCPDCGKSFRARSSLIFHQRSHTGEKPYECDKCXKSFQSSSSLLLHQCTHTEERPFHCPHCGKGFRHKHSLLRHQLIHSGERPYECPRCGKSFSLRSSLIIHHSSHTKERPYKCGECGKSFACNSSRICHQKIHKGKRPYQCDKCRKRFKTTSNLLQHQRINTEERPFRCLSCRKGFRENSTLIRHWLIHTGERPYECPQCGKSFKTSYEVTAHQRSHMGEWPYRCGECGKSFRTSSHLTAHQHIHSGERPYGCPQCGKSFSQRSALTQHQCSEH, from the exons atggagagcagggaggacaaatccccacGGCAGAACCTCTTGGCAGAGGCCATTTTGAGTGGCTCCACAGGACAGGAATCCAATGGGGAGGAAAAGTTCTGGAGATCCCACACAAGGAGAGGCTGCAAACGTGGATCACGGGgatctgaggaggaaagacccaccctgTTCCAGGGAGGCGGCCAGAGCTTGGAGCCAGGGGTCCCTGAGCAGCTTcaggatggggagaagccccacaagtgctcagaatgtgggaagagcttcagcaaGAGATGCCACCTGACCTACCATTATAgaatccacactggggaacggccctatgagtgtgggcagtgtgggaagagcttcagccacaactccagcctgagctgccaccagcacGTCCACCCGGGGGAACGGCCCTACGGATGTCCTGactgtgggaagagcttcagagCCAGATCCAGCCTGATTTTCCACCAGAGGAGCCACACAGGGGAAAAGCCCTATGAGTGTGACAAAT AGAAGAGCTTTCAGAGTagctccagcctcctcctgcaccaGTGCACTCACAccgaggagaggcccttccactGCCCCCACTGCGGGAAGGGATTCAGGCACAAGCACAGCCTCCTCAGGCACCAGCTCATCCACTccggggagaggccctatgagtgtcccaggtgtgggaagagcttcagttTGAGGTCCAGCCTGATTATCCACCACAGCAGCCACACGAAGGAACGACCCTAcaagtgtggggagtgtgggaagagctttgCCTGCAACTCCAGCCGGATCTGCCACCAGAAGATTCACAAAGGGAAGAGGCCGTACCAGTGTGATAAATGCAGGAAGAGGTTTAAGACCACCTCcaatctcctccagcaccagcgcATT aacacagaggagaggcccttccgctgcctCAGCTGTAGGAAGGGCTTCAGGGAGAACTCCACCCTCATCAGGCACTGGCTCATCCACACTGgagagaggccctacgagtgtccccagtgtgggaagagcttcaagACCAGCTATGAAGTGACTGCCCACCAGCGGAGCCACATGGGGGAATGGCCCTACaggtgtggggagtgtgggaagagcttcaggacGAGCTCCCACCTGACTGCCCACCAGCACATCCACAgcggggagaggccctacgggtgtccccagtgtgggaagagcttctcccaGAGGTCAGCCTTGACCCAGCACCAATGCAGCGAGCACtga